A genomic stretch from Gopherus flavomarginatus isolate rGopFla2 chromosome 3, rGopFla2.mat.asm, whole genome shotgun sequence includes:
- the ZBTB7C gene encoding zinc finger and BTB domain-containing protein 7C produces MANGIEDLIGIPFPNHSSEVLCGLNEQRHDGLLCDVILIVQDQEYRTHRSVLAACSKYFKKLFTTGTLTDQPYVYEIDFVKPEALSAILEFAYTSTLTITTSNVKHILNAAKMLEIQCIINVCIEIMEPDREAEEEDDKEDEDDDDDEDDDDEEEEEEEEEVEDFVNQENLTDVQEVSCHQSPSKSDLTEETYTEAPRDFPHHYPAHSSAGHLGMIRDFSIESLLRENLYPKTNIPERRPALSPFTPDFFPHLWHGNFSSFSQLEEQQVDNGPLDLVIKKRKIKEEEKEELPPAPFPNDFFKDMFASNPGGHLGHIKAENDYSAYLNFLSATHLGGVFPPWPLEEERKIKPKASQQCPICNKVIMGAGKLPRHMRTHTGEKPYMCTICEVRFTRQDKLKIHMRKHTGERPYLCIHCNAKFVHNYDLKNHMRIHTGVRPYQCEFCYKSFTRSDHLHRHIKRQSCRISRPRRGRKPAAWRAASLLFAQNGQPDEKSFMMPPTLEEMSSHLSTTAMCLPGPSHKHFMSGAKNALNLQDLESQFEETQMKLFGRTHLDMERNGGIFAFALGHNENISARPYFPLPDPWSTGFSGLPGLNHVAPISEASN; encoded by the exons ATGGCCAATGGCATTGAAGATCTTATTGGGATCCCATTCCCAAACCACAGCAGTGAAGTCCTTTGCGGTTTAAATGAACAGCGGCATGATGGTCTACTCTGCGATGTCATCCTCATTGTCCAGGACCAGGAGTACAGGACCCACAggtctgtccttgcagcctgcaGCAAGTACTTTAAAAAACTCTTCACTACTGGCACTTTAACAGACCAGCCCTATGTTTACGAGAttgactttgtcaagcctgaagcACTTTCTGCTATCCTAGAGTTTGCCTACACTTCAACCCTCACCATCACCACCTCAAACGTCAAGCACATCCTCAACGCAGCCAAGATGCTGGAGATCCAGTGCATTATCAATGTATGCATTGAAATCATGGAGCCTGACAGAGAAGCTGAAGAGGAAGATGATAAAGAGGATGAAGATGACgatgatgatgaagatgatgatgatgaagaggaggaggaggaggaggaagaagtggAAGATTTTGTGAATCAAGAGAACCTCACGGATGTCCAAGAAGTAAGCTGTCACCAAAGCCCTTCAAAGTCTGACCTTACCGAAGAAACATATACAGAAGCACCTAGAGACTTCCCACACCATTACCCAGCCCATagctctgctggccacttggGCATGATACGAGACTTTTCCATTGAGTCATTACTAAGGGAAAATTTGTACCCTAAAACGAACATTCCAGAAAGGAGGCCAGCCCTATCTCCCTTCACACCAGACTTCTTTCCCCACCTGTGGCATGGAAATTTCAGTTCCTTTTCCCAGCTAGAAGAGCAGCAAGTGGACAATGGTCCTTTGGATCTGGTGATCAAAAAGAGGAAgataaaggaggaggagaaggaagagctccctccagctccttTCCCTAATGACTTCTTCAAGGACATGTTTGCCAGCAATCCAGGAGGTCATTTGGGGCACATTAAGGCAGAGAACGACTATAGCGCTTATCTCAACTTTCTAAGTGCCACccacctgggaggagtgtttccTCCATGGCCTCTCGAGGAAGAAAGGAAGATAAAGCCCAAGGCATCTCAACAGTGTCCGATCTGTAACAAAGTCATCATGGGGGCAGGGAAGCTGCCACGGCACAtgagaacccacacaggagaaaaGCCATACATGTGCACTATCTGTGAAGTTCGCTTTACCAG GCAGGACAAGCTAAAAATCCACATGCGGAAACACACAGGAGAAAGGCCATACCTCTGCATACACTGCAATGCCAAATTCGTGCACAACTACGACCTAAAGAACCACATGCGCATTCACACGGGTGTCCGGCCTTACCAGTGTGAATTCTGCTACAAGAGCTTCACTCGCTCCGACCACCTCCACCGCCATATCAAGCGGCAGAGCTGTCGAATATCGAGGCCCAGGAGGGGACGCAAGCCCGCAGCCTGGAGGGCAGCCAGCTTGCTGTTTGCACAGAATGGCCAGCCAGATGAGAAAAGCTTCATGATGCCTCCAACTCTGGAGGAGATGAGCAGCCATCTTAGCACCACGGCCATGTGCCTTCCAGGCCCCAGCCACAAGCACTTCATGAGTGGGGCCAAGAATGCTCTAAACCTGCAAGATCTAGAGAGCCAGTTCGAAGAAACCCAAATGAAGCTGTTTGGGAGGACGCACCTGGACATGGAAAGGAATGGGGGCATCTTTGCCTTTGCCCTGGGCCATAACGAGAACATCTCGGCACGGCCATACTTCCCTCTCCCTGACCCTTGGAGCACAGGATTCAGTGGACTGCCTGGACTAAACCATGTGGCCCCAATTTCTGAGGCTAGCAACTAA